The Sporocytophaga myxococcoides DSM 11118 genome segment CTCATGCAATCTGTTTTTACGTTCATTAATTACTCCAAATCTAGGAATTAAAATCCTAATTTCCATCCCCTTTTCCTGCATTGCTTGTGGCAGCTTCCTAACAAAATCCGCTACCTCAGTTACCTGTAAGAATGGATTTATTTCGGCTGCAACATAAAGAATTCGAAGTCTAGACATATTTTGCGAGAGATTTGGTTAAAATCAAACTAAATAGTTTACGGGCCCACGAAATTACAAAATTTTTTCTCAATTTTCAAGGAATTTATAGTATTAACTGCTTATTTTGCCCAATTTTATTTTGTTTATATCGAGATATGGAAATAATTAAGGAACCATCTGAACTAATTAAATACATTAAAAGAAGAAAACCGGAATTTAAAAGTATCGGTTTCGTCCCTACCATGGGCGCACTTCACCAAGGACATATTTCCCTTATAGAATGCTCCAAGAAAGAAAATGATTTTTCCATTTGCAGCATTTTTGTAAATCCAATCCAGTTTAATAACGCACAAGACTTCATTTTATATCCAAAAAATCAGGAAGAAGATTTTAAAATGTTAGAAAATGCAGGATGTGATCTTGTATTTATGCCTTCTGCCGAGACAATGTACACTGAAGAACCAAGGATAAAAATTGACTTCGGTTCTCTGGAACTGGTTATGGAAGGAAAATTCAGACCAGGGCACTTCAATGGAGTTGCCATAGTTGTGGCTAAATTATTTCATATTGTTCAGCCAGATGTCAGTTACTTCGGTCAGAAAGATTTGCAACAATATCTAATAATAAAGCAAATGGTAAAGGATCTCAGTTTCCCAATAGAGTTGAGATCTTGCCCGGTTATTAGGGAAAAAGACGGGTTGGCAATGTCTTCAAGAAATCAACGTCTTACTCCAAAAGGCAGGCCAATAGCAGCAAAGCTAAACGAGTCTCTTCTATTAGCCGCCAAATTACTGGAAAACTCTACTGTTGAAAACACCAAGGCCAAAATCCGAGATTTTTATAAAAATATAAAAGAGATAAAACTCGAATATTTCGAAATTACTGATAGTGAAACTTTAATGCCCATAAAGGATGTTAAAGAGCACAAAGGAATTGCGATATGTGTCGCTGCCTACCTTGACGGAGTTCGCCTTATTGACAACATCTTAATTTAAGTTTACAATCAAATTATCAATACCTTCTTTTTAGCGAAATGCAAATTCAAGTATTAAAATCAAAAATTCATAGAGTAAAGGTTACGCAGGCAGAACTACATTATGTAGGATCTATTACCATAGATGAAGATCTGATGAATGCCGCTAATATTATTGAAAATGAAAAAGTTCAGATTGTAAATATCAATAATGGTGAGCGCTTTGAAACATATGTAATAACGGGCCCGAGAGGAAGTGGAGTGATCTGTCTTAACGGTCCCGCAGCCAGAAGAGTGCAGGTCGGCGATATTATAATCGTAATTTCTTATGCCGGCATGGATTTCGAAGACGCTAAAATCTGGAAGCCTACCGTTATATTTCCGGACCAGAACAATAAACTTATTTAATTTTCATGTCTCCACTTGTTAAAAATATAATTAAGTACAGTTTTACACTGGCTATAGCTGTTGCACTTGTTTTCTATGTGCTTAGCACAGTCAATGTTGCTGAAATGATAGACAAAGTTAAACAAGCAAGGCTTTCCTGGGTAATTCTTGGTGTCTCCATTAATCTTCTTAGTCACCTTTCAAGAGCCAGAAGATGGAATCTTCTAATGGAACCAATGGGATATAAGCCAAAAACACATAGAACCTTTGTGGCTGTTATGGTTGGATATTTCGCCAACCTCTTTCTTCCAAGAATGGGGGAAATTTCCAGATGCGCGGTATTAAACAGAACGGATAATGTGCCTATTGACAAAGCGTTCGGCACGGTGGTAGCAGAGAGAGCTTTTGACTTCATTTGCCTTATCGTTCTTATCGGCCTATCTCTGATACTTGAATTTAACAGGTTAACTACATTTTTTTCGGAAAAGGTATTTAATAAAACAACCCCTACAGCTGAGGCAAGTCTTATCTCCAATCCTTTACTCTGGGGAAGCGCTATTTTGGGGCTTTGCGTCTTTATGTTTGTAATTTTTCGAGAAAAAATTAAAAATCTTAGTATTTATAAGAAAATACTGTCATTTATTAAAGGAGTACTGGAAGGTGTTTTCAGTGTAAGGAAGTTAAAAAGAAAAAATGAATTCATTTTTCATACAATCTTTATATGGGTATGCTATTATTTTATGACATACCTGGTATTCTTTTCCCTTGATGCCACCTCCTCTCTTAGTCCAGCTGCCGGTTTAGTATTATTAGTCGTAGGAGGACTAGGCATGTCAGCTCCTGTTCAGGGCGGTTTTGGAGCTTTCCATGAATTTGTAAGCTCCGCACTCGAGGGATTTTATCATTTAAGCAAATTAGACGGATTAGCATTCGCAGTTGTAATACACACCTCCCAGACTTTAGCTGTAATTATAGTAGGAGGAGCTGCCGTAATAATTACACTTTTCCTATCAAGAAAAACACAAATTGATGACCTCAGATAAAATTCAAACCTGGGATAGCATTATTCCGGAAGTAAAATCATGGAAAGAACGTGGGGAAAAAGTAGTTTTTACCAATGGCTGCTTTGACATCCTTCACCTTGGCCATGCCGATTATCTGGAAAAATCCAGGTCACTTGGAGACAGACTCATTGTTGGAGTAAATACAGATGCTTCCGTAAAAAAATTAAAAGGTCCGGAAAGGCCTGTAAATCCGGAATATGCCAGAGCTCGCATACTTGCTGCATTGCAATTTGTAGATGCTGTCATTTTGTTCGACGAAGACACTCCTTTTGAACTAATAAGTCATGTAATTCCTGACATTTTGGTCAAAGGAGATGATTATAAAATTGAGAATATTGTTGGTGCGGATATTGTTATGAAACACGGAGGTGAAGTAAAAACCATCAGTTTAGTTGATGGCTTTTCTACCACCGGTATTATTGGAAAGATCAAAACTCATAACAAGTAAAAAAATCCGTAATCTACGATGTTATATGTTATTGCTATTGTCACTATGCTGGCAAGTTGGCTGGTAAGTGCGCGTCTTAAAAGTAAATTCAATCAATATTCCCAAATACCCTTGCAGTCAGGCGTTAGCGGTCAGGAGGCTGCCCAGCAAATGCTTAGGGGAAATGGAATATATGATGTAAAAGTTATCTCTGTAGAAGGAGAATTAACTGACCATTATAACCCATCTGATAAAACTGTAAACCTTAGTCATGATGTATATTATGGGAGAAATGCCGCTGCTGTAGCAGTTGCCACCCATGAATGCGGACATGCTGTTCAGCACGCTACTGCTTACAGTATGCTGAAACTAAGATCAACTCTGGTTCCTGTTCAAAATGTAAGTGCAAGAATTCTGAACATTATCATGTTGGTTCTTGTGGTCGGCGGAGTCTTGGCTCAGGGGATAGGAGTACTTCCATATGTCTTGTTGATTATTATCGGATGTAACCTCGTTCTAACACTTTTTGCGCTAATAACTCTTCCTGTAGAATTTGATGCAAGTAGAAGAGCATTAGCCTGGACAGAAAAATCCGGAATAGTTACCACCAGAGAGCATGAAATGGCGAAAGACGCACTATGGTGGGCCGCCATGACTTATGTAGTTGCTGCTGCAGGGGCAATGGCACAGCTCCTGTATTTCCTTAGCATCTTTATGGGCGGCAGAAGAAACGATTAAACAGAAGGCAAATCAATAAAACTCTTAAAAGCGATTCATTAATGAATCGCTTTTATTTTTTATTCAAAGTTTAATCCAATTCATTTAAATTCCGTTATTTAACCGGGATGAATCGTTAAAAAATTACATCATTGTTAATCAATTCATTAGAATTTATTATTAAAATAGTTGATTACAATGATTAACAGATTTTTCAATGGATAATAATCATTTTGAGTTTATCGAAACTTACACCTTAACAAGATAAAGTATGGATTTTCAGTTGACCGAAGAGCAAAAAGCAGTACAGCAAGCAGCAAGGGATTTTGCCCAGACAGAACTTTTACCTGGCGTAATTGAACGAGACGAACATCAGAAATTTCCTGCGGAACAGATAAAAAAACTGGCGGAATTGGGCTTTATGGGTATGATGGTAGATCCAAAATACGGAGGAAGTGGGATGGATGCAATTTCTTATGTGCTGGCAATGGAAGAAATATCGAAAATCGATGCCTCTGTTTCAGTATGTATGTCAGTAAATAACTCATTGGTTTGCTGGGGATTGGAAAAATTCGGAACCGAAGCGCAAAAACAGAAGTACCTTGTTCCACTTGCCAAAGGAGAAATCATAGGAGCATTTTGTCTTTCAGAGCCCGAAGCAGGATCAGATGCTACATCTCAAAGGACCACAGCAGAAGATAAGGGTGATTATTATCTTTTGAACGGAACTAAAAACTGGATAACTAATGGGAGCTCTGCATCTGTTTACCTCGTCATAGCTCAGACAGACAGAGAAAAAGGTCACAAGGGAATCAACGCATTGATTGTAGAAAAAGGAATGCCGGGGTTTGAAGTTGGAAAAAAAGAAAACAAACTGGGAATCAGAGGATCAGACACACATTCCCTGATGTTTAATAACGTAAAAGTACCAAAAGAGAACAGGATAGGTGAAAATGGATTTGGCTTTAATTTCGCGATGAAAACCCTTAACGGAGGTAGAATTGGAATTGCATCTCAGGCATTGGGAATTGCATCAGGAGCATTGGAATTTTCCCTGAAATATTCACAGGAAAGAAAATCATTCGGAAAAGAAATATTTCAACACCAGGCAATTCAATTTAAACTTGCTGAAATGGCTACCAAGATAGATGCGGCAAGATTACTTTGCTTCAAAGCTGCTTATTTGAAAGATCAGGGCCAGGATTATACAAAGGCTGCAGCAATGGCCAAACTTTATGCATCCGAAGTTGCAATGTATACAACAGTAGAGGCCGTCCAGATTCATGGAGGATATGGTTTTGTAAAAGAATTTCATGTTGAACGACTTATGAGAGATGCAAAAATCACTCAGATATATGAGGGTACCTCAGAAATTCAGAAAATTGTAATATCCAGAGATTTATTAAAAAATTAATATTTTAACTATAATTTTTAATTTTTCAATATTGATAAAATATTATTCAACATTAATTATTGATAAAATTATTTGATATTCTTTTTTTTATATATTAGATTTGTACAAATTTGAAAAAATAAGGAATTATATTTTTTTCATATTTTTTTACAAATAAAAACAGGAATCAGGTAATGGAAGATTATAACAAAATCATCGAATCCCTGGGTGTTCGATTTATAAAATCGAAGAATATTAAAATTCTTCAATCTCTTACAGTAGAAAACTTCTATGATGTAGGCAATACTATTTACCTGCTTCATAAAGGAGAAATTTCTTTTGGAGAAGAGAAACAAAAAGTCAACGAGGGTGACCTTCTATTTATACCTGGAGGCCGACTAACTTCTGTAACCTACGGAAAGTTCAACCCGATGAAGTTGACTAATGAAGATTTGCTGAACAACAGGGATAAATTCTTCAGTTCATTAACTGACAAAAATATTATTGGACAAGATGAAGATTCTTTCAGCTATATTACTTTTGAAGCTAAGGTATTCGATTCTGTTAACTTTTTTGCCTCCCTTGATATTCCTGCATTTATCATCAGCAATCAACCGAAACTTGCTGAATATATCATTGAGACTATAAAAGAGGATCTTTCTAATAACCCAGGGAAAGAAAGAGTTATAAAGCTAAATACTGAACGTGTTGTAGTTGAAATTATCAGATACATCCTTGAGAAAAGATTGTTTGTTGAGCAGCTCGCAACCAATAGCACCTATTTCAAAGATCCTCGTCTTATCGATATTTTTGCATTCATTAAAAAACATCTTGGAGGAGACCTTTCTAATAAAGTTCTGGCTAACGTGGCTAACGTTTCCGAAGACTATGTAGGACAATACTTCAAAATGCTTACAGGGATCAATCCTCAGGATTATATAGAATATCAGAGAATGGAGATGGCAGTAAACCTGCTAAGAACTTCTAAAAAGAGCATTCGTGAAATAGGAAGAGAAGTAGGATACAAAGACACCGCTTATTTTTGCAGAAGGTTTAAAATGATGTTTGGAATTCCAGCAGGAAAAATGAGAAGGAGAGAGTCTCTCATGAACATATAAAAAATAAAAAAGTCGCTTGTTAACAAGCGACTTTTTTATTTTAACCCTATTGTTGTTCCAATGATTTTTTTGCCTGCAAGCTATTTATTTCTCTTTTCTTAGCAGCTATTTTACCCAACAATCCAGGATTCTTTTCGATTGCATTACCTACAACTATTACATCAGCTCCAGATTTCATTATATTAAAGGCAGTTTCAGCATCCCTAATACCTCCTCCCACAATGACAGGAAGACTAACATTTTGAACAACTTGTTCCACCATTTCTTCACTTATTGATCTCAGAGCTCCGCTGCCACCTTCAAGATAAATCAACTTTAAACCCAACATCTCCCCTGCGATCGCAGTACAAGAAGCTATTTCCGGTTTATCATAGGGGATTGGAGTTGTGTTACTGATATAAGAAACTGTCGTCGGCTTACCACAATCTATGAGCATATATCCTGCCGATATCACCTCCAAGCCAGACCTTTTAAGTAAAGGAGCCGCCACCACATGCTGACCAATAAGGTACTCAGGATTTCTTCCTGAAATAAGGCTTAACAACAAAATGGCATCCGCATTAGGGTAAATCTGAAGATTACTACCAGGGAATATTATAACAGGTATTGAACTTTGATTTTTTATAATACTAATGGTCCTCTCCATATCCCCATTAGTCATAAGACTTCCACCAATGAAAAAATAATCTACACCATCCTCCTCTGCTGATCTGACAATACTGAGACATTGCTCATCTCCGATCTTGTCTGGATCCAAAAGAACTGCAAACGATTTTAATCCCTTTTTTTTCTTTTCGATTAGGTCTTGATACAAAAAAGTCATTTTTTAATTTCTATACCTTTAAGATAAGCGTTTAGCTTCTCTTTTACGATGGACATGAGAAATAGAGTTATCTGATCTTTAATCATCCTTACAATATCAGATTCTCTTCTAGGCTCTCTGAGTACCACTTCGGTAACTCCATTTCCAGACTGCCTTACAACTTTTGGCTTCTTGGATGAAAAAATACCTCTGGTAACAAGATATGCGACAGCAAATGCGCCTCCAACCAGCAGAAGCCCCATACCGATTTTTTTTGCGTCTGTAGTCATAGAAGAAATTTTCTTGTCCATTTCTTCCTTATGAAAATCAGTTTCCTTAAGCAAAATCTCCCTTTGCCTATGGACATCCTCTAAAATATATTGTGGACTCTTCATGGATTATTTTTTGGTGAGAATATGTAACAATAAATCCCGGATTTTCCGGTGTAAAAAACCTTTAGTAATATTTGATGCCAGTATTATTACCACAAGAAAAAAGAATACAGTCATGACCACATAGCCCATGTAAGTGCTATCCAGCAAATGATTCAAATAACTTCCCAGTGCGAGACTAAAGAACAATAGCATCATTAAAAACATAAATGCAAGCAAAAAAAGAATTGATAGAGAAGCAACTATGTTAGATGCTTTTTCCATCATTTCCAGCTTAAAAAGCTGTATACGTTTATCAACGTATCCTTTTATATTATCAAATAATCCGTCCAACTTGAGAAACTTTAAAAAGGCATTTTCCATGAAATTGACAAAAATATCCGTTAGTAAGTTAATAACTTTTTATTAAACCTTATGTTAAAAAAAGGAATCAACAATTTATAACGGAAGCATACCAGGAAGCGCATTTAGTCTGTTCTTTCCATTTATTACAAAATTCAAACTTACACCGTACGTCGGAGTAACAAGATTTAGTCTGTCGTTTGGTCCAGCATTCATAGTAGGATAGTATTCCGTATCTCTTAATGCAAATAGTCCTACGTAAATACCTTTAAAAGCTTCAATGTAAGCATCTACCCTTAAAATAGTTTTATTGATAAACCTTTTTTTATAGATAGAATACTCATCCCCTCCTAACTCTTTAATTTTAAAAGCCCTGTAAGAGACCATAACTCCTAGTTGCCGGCTTTTTACTTTGAATCCCTTATGAAGTCCTCCAAACAAAGACAATATACCTAAATCATTTAAGTTGGTGCTCAAATGCTTCTTATATTCTAAAGATGCTTGTTTGAGAAAATCCAGACTTTTTATCTTACCCTGATGAACTAAATTAAATTCAGTATAAGACAGACCATTCACCTCTTTTTTGGCTAATTTTTGGCTTAAACCTCCTGACCACTTATCAGAAATCTGGAATTGAACTCCGAGGCGAGCATCTACATAATTTAAATTATTGAAGGGCGAAAAGTCTCTGATATAAAAACCGTCCTGATAGGCAAAATTACTTTCTAAATAAACAAAAGTACCTGATTCAAAATACCAATTCCCGGAAATTGTACTCTTGTATGTCTCTGGCGTATACAGCTTTAAAACCCCATCACTCTGCGCTGCTACTTTTGAGAAGATAAAAATGAAAAAAATAATTACTTGATATCGCATATTCAAAGATAAAACAAAAGACCCTCATTTTTATTGTGACAAAAATGAGGGTCTTAAAATTTATTTTGGAAAAATTAATTAGAGTCAGAGTCGCTGTCTGAATCTGAATCAGAAATCTTCAGAGATTTTCTCTTATGCCTTAACACTTTGGCCTTTACATAGAATATAATTTCCTCAGCAATATTCGTCACATAATCCCCAACTCTTTCCATTTTCCTGATTATTGTAAGAAAATAAATTGCCTGCAAAATCTTATCAGGATCTGTCTGATTTTTTAGATAATCAGTCATAATCTGATTTGCGCTCAGATTTATCTCATCCATGCGCTCATCTTTGGTAAATAAAGTTCTTGCAAGTTTGGTATTGTCTGTTTCAAAAGACTCACTTAGTATAGACAGCATTTCAAGTGCAGTATCTGTCATCTCTTTGAATCTGATCTTTTCTATAAGATCCGCATCATAAGAATTTTCGCACTTGATAACATATTGAGCAATTCCTTTGGCATTATCACCTATTCTCTCAAGATCCGAAACCATTTTAAGAGATGCCACGACAAATCTTAAATCTATTGCAACAGGATTAAACAGAGCCAGAATGTGTTCTCCTTTAGCATCTATTTTAAGCTCACTACCATTTACCCGCTTCTCGTTTTTGATTACTTCTTTGGCAAGATCTTTATCAAAACTATAAAAAGATGAAATAGCCTTGTCCAGCTGACCTCTCACAAGATAGGTCATATCTATAAGTTCGCTTTTTAATTCGCCGAGTTCGGTTTCTAATAGATTCATTGTTGCTCTTTTGGGTGTATATAACGTTAAAAATTAATTTTTGATTAACCGAAACGTCCAGTTATGTAATTCTGAGTTCTTTCTTTTTTAGGATTTGTAAACAGGGTTCTGGTATCATCATACTCTATAAGGTCGCCCATATAGAAGAACGCAGTTTTGTCACTGGTTCTCGATGCCTGTTGCATATTGTGAGTTACTATTAATATGGTATAGTTAGCCTTCAAACTGTAAATCAATTCCTCTATTTTTATTGAAGAAATCGGATCAAGTGCAGAAGCAGGTTCATCCATCAACAGCACTGAAGGTTCTACAGCAAGTGCTCTTGCAATACAAAGTCTCTGCTGCTGACCACCTGAAAGTGCCAAGGCAGATTTTTTTAGTTTATCTTTTACCTCATCCCAAAGTGCAGCGCCTCTTAATGAGGACTCAACTTTCTCATCAATAAGTGCTTGGTCCTTAACTCCATTAACTCTGAGGCCATAAGCAACATTTTCGAAAATAGACTTAGGGAATGGATTAGGCTTTTGAAACACCATACCTACGGTCTTTCTCAACTCATTCACATTGATTTTAGGGTGATAAATATCAACTCCTTCAATCATTATCTCCCCTTCTACACGGGCATTCTCAATCAGGTCGTTCATCCTGTTGAAACATCTGAGGAACGTGGACTTTCCGCATCCGGAAGGCCCGATCAACGCAGTCACGGTGTTCTTCTTGATAGAAAGAGTAACCCCTTTCAAAACATGGTCAGAACCGTAATAAACGTGGACGTTCTTGGCTTCAATTTTCATGATTTATATTCCAAAGAAATTCTTTCAAACAATAATTTTACCACTTTACTTTTTTCTGCCATTTATGTCTGATATAAACGGCAATTCCATTCATAATGAATGTTATACTTAATAAAATGATAATGGCTGCAGCTGCATTTTCAGAAAATTCTTTCTGTGGTCTGCTGACCCAGTTAAATATCTGTATTGGCAACACAGTAAATGAGTCCATGACACTTTCGGGAACGAAAGGTACAAAGGTCAACGCTCCAATTACAATTAGCGGAGCGGTTTCTCCAATTGCTCTTGAAAGAGAAAGGATCACACCAGTGAATATTCCTGAAACTGCTGCCGGTAATACCTGATACCAGATGGTTTGCCATTTTGAAGCTCCCAAAGCATAAGAACCTTCCCTGATTGAATAAGGAACTGCTTTTAATGCTTCTCTTGTTGACACAATTATAATTGGCAGAATCAACAAAGATAAAGTCAGTGCCCCAGTCAGAACGCTTTCTCCCAGCTTCAAGGCACGGGCAAAAAGCTCTAAACCAAGTAAACCATAGATAATAGATGGCACCCCGGCAAGGTTTGCTATATTGATTTCTATAATATTTGAAAGTCTGCTTCTCTTATTATACTCTTCCAGATACAGTCCTGCAGATATTCCAATAGGAAATGCTATCACCGCGGTAAGAACCATGATCCAAAGTGTACCTACCCAAGCCGTAAATATACCTGCTTTTGCAGCCCTTCTGCTGGGAAGCCCCATGATAAAATCCCAATCAAGGCGGCTAAGTCCTCTGTATAAAACATCACCTAACAATAACATTAGCACTACAACACCAAGGAGCGTGCAGCAAAGGCCAAAATACTTGAATACCTGATCCTGGTATTCATATACTCTTGTATTGCTGAAATACTTAAGCCTCTTCTTAATCTTACCTTTTCCCTTTTTGCCCATTGCCTATCTATGATGTTTCTGAAATTTTTTCTTAAGCCAAAAGCTGATATTATTTAAAATAAGTGTGACCACGAATAAGGTCATACCGACAGCAAAAATTGTCCTATATTCAACACTGTCATGTGGCACATCACCCAAACTAACCTGAACGATATAAGTAGTCATGGTCTCGATAGGAACTGTTGGATCCAAAGTAAGACGAGGTTGCTGACCTGCAGCAATAGCCACAATCATCGTTTCTCCGATTGCTCTGGAAACTGCTAATATAATGGATACCGAGATACCTGAAAATGCTGAAGGAACTATAACCTTCCAGGATGTTTGAAACTTAGTAGCTCCGAGCGCAAATGATCCTTCTCTTAGTGATTTTGGTACTGCAAATAGTGCATCTTCGCTCAATGAAGAAACCAGAGGCAAAATCATTATTCCCATCACAATACCGGGAGATAAAGCATTAAAACCTGCCAGTGAGGGAATTATCTTCTGAAACATTGGAGTTACAAATACCAGAGCAAAGTATCCATACACTACAGTAGGAACTGCGGCAAGAATCTCCAACATAGGTTTTACAAGATTCCTGACTGTTTTGTGGGAATATTCACTTAGATAAACAGCTATTGTTAGTCCCAGAGGAACTGCTACAATAGTCGCAATAAACGTGGTGAGCAAAGTGCCTGTCAATAGTGGCAAAATCCCGAACCTTTTATTGCTGAAAAGTGGAGTCCACTCTGTGTCTGTTAAAAACTCAATCAGACTAACTTCTTTGAAAAACCCAATGGTTTCAAAAATTAAAACTCCTATAATACCGACAGTCGTGAATATTGTC includes the following:
- a CDS encoding helix-turn-helix domain-containing protein; this translates as MEDYNKIIESLGVRFIKSKNIKILQSLTVENFYDVGNTIYLLHKGEISFGEEKQKVNEGDLLFIPGGRLTSVTYGKFNPMKLTNEDLLNNRDKFFSSLTDKNIIGQDEDSFSYITFEAKVFDSVNFFASLDIPAFIISNQPKLAEYIIETIKEDLSNNPGKERVIKLNTERVVVEIIRYILEKRLFVEQLATNSTYFKDPRLIDIFAFIKKHLGGDLSNKVLANVANVSEDYVGQYFKMLTGINPQDYIEYQRMEMAVNLLRTSKKSIREIGREVGYKDTAYFCRRFKMMFGIPAGKMRRRESLMNI
- the rfaE2 gene encoding D-glycero-beta-D-manno-heptose 1-phosphate adenylyltransferase, with protein sequence MTSDKIQTWDSIIPEVKSWKERGEKVVFTNGCFDILHLGHADYLEKSRSLGDRLIVGVNTDASVKKLKGPERPVNPEYARARILAALQFVDAVILFDEDTPFELISHVIPDILVKGDDYKIENIVGADIVMKHGGEVKTISLVDGFSTTGIIGKIKTHNK
- a CDS encoding zinc metallopeptidase, whose product is MLYVIAIVTMLASWLVSARLKSKFNQYSQIPLQSGVSGQEAAQQMLRGNGIYDVKVISVEGELTDHYNPSDKTVNLSHDVYYGRNAAAVAVATHECGHAVQHATAYSMLKLRSTLVPVQNVSARILNIIMLVLVVGGVLAQGIGVLPYVLLIIIGCNLVLTLFALITLPVEFDASRRALAWTEKSGIVTTREHEMAKDALWWAAMTYVVAAAGAMAQLLYFLSIFMGGRRND
- the panD gene encoding aspartate 1-decarboxylase, producing MQIQVLKSKIHRVKVTQAELHYVGSITIDEDLMNAANIIENEKVQIVNINNGERFETYVITGPRGSGVICLNGPAARRVQVGDIIIVISYAGMDFEDAKIWKPTVIFPDQNNKLI
- the pstA gene encoding phosphate ABC transporter permease PstA, giving the protein MGKKGKGKIKKRLKYFSNTRVYEYQDQVFKYFGLCCTLLGVVVLMLLLGDVLYRGLSRLDWDFIMGLPSRRAAKAGIFTAWVGTLWIMVLTAVIAFPIGISAGLYLEEYNKRSRLSNIIEINIANLAGVPSIIYGLLGLELFARALKLGESVLTGALTLSLLILPIIIVSTREALKAVPYSIREGSYALGASKWQTIWYQVLPAAVSGIFTGVILSLSRAIGETAPLIVIGALTFVPFVPESVMDSFTVLPIQIFNWVSRPQKEFSENAAAAIIILLSITFIMNGIAVYIRHKWQKKVKW
- the pstB gene encoding phosphate ABC transporter ATP-binding protein PstB encodes the protein MKIEAKNVHVYYGSDHVLKGVTLSIKKNTVTALIGPSGCGKSTFLRCFNRMNDLIENARVEGEIMIEGVDIYHPKINVNELRKTVGMVFQKPNPFPKSIFENVAYGLRVNGVKDQALIDEKVESSLRGAALWDEVKDKLKKSALALSGGQQQRLCIARALAVEPSVLLMDEPASALDPISSIKIEELIYSLKANYTILIVTHNMQQASRTSDKTAFFYMGDLIEYDDTRTLFTNPKKERTQNYITGRFG
- a CDS encoding lysylphosphatidylglycerol synthase transmembrane domain-containing protein; amino-acid sequence: MSPLVKNIIKYSFTLAIAVALVFYVLSTVNVAEMIDKVKQARLSWVILGVSINLLSHLSRARRWNLLMEPMGYKPKTHRTFVAVMVGYFANLFLPRMGEISRCAVLNRTDNVPIDKAFGTVVAERAFDFICLIVLIGLSLILEFNRLTTFFSEKVFNKTTPTAEASLISNPLLWGSAILGLCVFMFVIFREKIKNLSIYKKILSFIKGVLEGVFSVRKLKRKNEFIFHTIFIWVCYYFMTYLVFFSLDATSSLSPAAGLVLLVVGGLGMSAPVQGGFGAFHEFVSSALEGFYHLSKLDGLAFAVVIHTSQTLAVIIVGGAAVIITLFLSRKTQIDDLR
- the panC gene encoding pantoate--beta-alanine ligase, with the protein product MEIIKEPSELIKYIKRRKPEFKSIGFVPTMGALHQGHISLIECSKKENDFSICSIFVNPIQFNNAQDFILYPKNQEEDFKMLENAGCDLVFMPSAETMYTEEPRIKIDFGSLELVMEGKFRPGHFNGVAIVVAKLFHIVQPDVSYFGQKDLQQYLIIKQMVKDLSFPIELRSCPVIREKDGLAMSSRNQRLTPKGRPIAAKLNESLLLAAKLLENSTVENTKAKIRDFYKNIKEIKLEYFEITDSETLMPIKDVKEHKGIAICVAAYLDGVRLIDNILI
- a CDS encoding acyl-CoA dehydrogenase, which translates into the protein MDFQLTEEQKAVQQAARDFAQTELLPGVIERDEHQKFPAEQIKKLAELGFMGMMVDPKYGGSGMDAISYVLAMEEISKIDASVSVCMSVNNSLVCWGLEKFGTEAQKQKYLVPLAKGEIIGAFCLSEPEAGSDATSQRTTAEDKGDYYLLNGTKNWITNGSSASVYLVIAQTDREKGHKGINALIVEKGMPGFEVGKKENKLGIRGSDTHSLMFNNVKVPKENRIGENGFGFNFAMKTLNGGRIGIASQALGIASGALEFSLKYSQERKSFGKEIFQHQAIQFKLAEMATKIDAARLLCFKAAYLKDQGQDYTKAAAMAKLYASEVAMYTTVEAVQIHGGYGFVKEFHVERLMRDAKITQIYEGTSEIQKIVISRDLLKN
- a CDS encoding phage holin family protein, whose product is MDGLFDNIKGYVDKRIQLFKLEMMEKASNIVASLSILFLLAFMFLMMLLFFSLALGSYLNHLLDSTYMGYVVMTVFFFLVVIILASNITKGFLHRKIRDLLLHILTKK
- the phoU gene encoding phosphate signaling complex protein PhoU — translated: MNLLETELGELKSELIDMTYLVRGQLDKAISSFYSFDKDLAKEVIKNEKRVNGSELKIDAKGEHILALFNPVAIDLRFVVASLKMVSDLERIGDNAKGIAQYVIKCENSYDADLIEKIRFKEMTDTALEMLSILSESFETDNTKLARTLFTKDERMDEINLSANQIMTDYLKNQTDPDKILQAIYFLTIIRKMERVGDYVTNIAEEIIFYVKAKVLRHKRKSLKISDSDSDSDSDSN
- a CDS encoding geranylgeranylglyceryl/heptaprenylglyceryl phosphate synthase, producing MTFLYQDLIEKKKKGLKSFAVLLDPDKIGDEQCLSIVRSAEEDGVDYFFIGGSLMTNGDMERTISIIKNQSSIPVIIFPGSNLQIYPNADAILLLSLISGRNPEYLIGQHVVAAPLLKRSGLEVISAGYMLIDCGKPTTVSYISNTTPIPYDKPEIASCTAIAGEMLGLKLIYLEGGSGALRSISEEMVEQVVQNVSLPVIVGGGIRDAETAFNIMKSGADVIVVGNAIEKNPGLLGKIAAKKREINSLQAKKSLEQQ